A part of Acidobacteriota bacterium genomic DNA contains:
- a CDS encoding sigma-54-dependent Fis family transcriptional regulator encodes MTRKTGSNPYRDVTVLYAEDEPNLRTVTAEFLGFTFDTVWTASNGRDAFALFQNHRPDLVVTDIRMPGMDGLALSRAVKKESPDTPIIIMTAFSEPRYLIEAIDIGVDGFISKPPDSGRFQETLERCARPLLRQKELQAANRNLMASLQESYGSSPATAEMLDAVVRVAATDFSVVLSGETGSGKTRLARTLHDLSPRRGGPFHRVDLGSIPETLVESELFGHRRGAFTGAERNHTGFFEQARGGTLLLDELENLTPAVQGKLLACVENRRIQPLGAEKPVEIDVRVMAATNRDIRGELASGRLREDLYYRLCEFEIHVPALRDRPGDIPFFAERFAAEAGDELGLGVTGFTPEAMARLAAHTWPGNIRELRNVVRRAVLSARGPLIDQADLPPAAGGKPEHLRPGGAPAGAAGDLPTVRLAELENLAIRQALRETGGRQMKAAAMLGIEYPRFKRKMKKYGLEG; translated from the coding sequence ATGACCCGGAAAACCGGGAGCAACCCCTATCGTGACGTGACGGTCCTCTACGCTGAGGACGAACCGAACCTCCGCACCGTCACGGCCGAGTTCCTGGGGTTCACCTTCGACACGGTCTGGACCGCCTCGAACGGTCGGGACGCCTTCGCCCTCTTCCAAAACCACCGGCCGGACCTCGTGGTCACCGACATCCGAATGCCCGGCATGGACGGGCTGGCGCTGTCTCGGGCGGTGAAGAAGGAGTCGCCGGACACGCCCATCATCATCATGACCGCCTTCTCGGAGCCCCGTTACCTGATCGAGGCCATCGACATCGGGGTGGACGGCTTCATCTCGAAACCACCGGACTCCGGCCGGTTCCAGGAGACGCTGGAACGCTGCGCGCGGCCGCTCCTCCGGCAGAAGGAACTCCAGGCCGCCAACCGGAACCTGATGGCCTCCCTCCAGGAGTCCTACGGCAGTTCTCCCGCCACCGCCGAGATGCTCGACGCCGTGGTGCGCGTCGCGGCCACCGACTTCTCCGTGGTGTTGTCGGGGGAGACGGGGAGCGGGAAGACCCGCTTGGCCCGGACCCTTCACGACCTCAGCCCCCGGCGGGGAGGCCCGTTTCACCGCGTCGACCTCGGGAGCATCCCCGAGACGCTGGTGGAGAGCGAACTCTTCGGGCACCGGCGCGGGGCTTTCACCGGGGCGGAGCGGAACCACACGGGCTTCTTCGAGCAGGCCCGGGGAGGGACCCTGCTCCTCGACGAGCTGGAGAACCTGACCCCCGCCGTCCAGGGGAAGCTGCTCGCCTGTGTCGAGAACCGGAGGATCCAGCCCCTGGGGGCCGAGAAGCCCGTGGAGATCGACGTCCGGGTCATGGCGGCCACCAACCGCGACATCCGCGGCGAGCTGGCGTCCGGCCGCCTGCGGGAGGACCTCTACTACCGGCTCTGCGAGTTCGAGATCCACGTCCCGGCCCTGCGGGACCGGCCCGGGGACATCCCGTTCTTTGCCGAACGCTTCGCGGCGGAGGCCGGGGACGAGCTGGGCCTGGGGGTGACGGGCTTCACCCCGGAGGCCATGGCCCGGCTGGCGGCCCACACGTGGCCGGGCAACATCCGGGAACTCCGGAACGTGGTGCGCCGCGCGGTCCTTTCGGCCCGGGGCCCCCTGATCGATCAGGCCGACCTCCCCCCGGCGGCGGGGGGGAAGCCGGAACACCTCCGCCCGGGCGGGGCGCCCGCGGGGGCGGCCGGGGACCTTCCCACGGTCAGGCTCGCGGAACTGGAGAACCTGGCGATCCGGCAGGCCCTGCGCGAGACCGGGGGGAGGCAGATGAAGGCGGCGGCGATGCTGGGCATCGAGTACCCCCGGTTCAAGCGGAAGATGAAAAAGTACGGCCTCGAGGGGTGA
- a CDS encoding TraB/GumN family protein, with amino-acid sequence MRNVRCILRPLILSLLPLAFLPVLRAETAALGPAPFLWTVEAEGLKPSWVFGTIHVTDEKVTRLCPQVQAALDKADAVYIEIPADADLQAKILEKSFLPDGKTLKDLLPADLYQKVEGMFNSKGVPFSAMGRFKIWVIATQLVMLDHLMDFVAKKPLDMVLFDQAGKAGKERGGIETLEEQIGIFESLSTEEQIAMLRSSAEVTEKYWKEGKSPLDIILEAYLTGEEAKLFAVLNESYDLKDPLNRKLWKLLIDDRNERMADRIAKMLKDKPGQSFFVGVGGAHLLGEKGVAELLRRKGFKVTRAAAPVQQETAAKP; translated from the coding sequence ATGCGAAACGTCCGCTGCATTCTTCGCCCGCTCATCCTTTCCCTGCTCCCGCTCGCCTTCCTGCCCGTCCTCCGGGCCGAGACGGCGGCCCTCGGGCCGGCCCCCTTCCTCTGGACCGTCGAGGCCGAGGGCCTCAAACCCTCCTGGGTTTTCGGGACGATCCACGTGACGGACGAGAAGGTGACCCGCCTCTGCCCCCAGGTCCAGGCGGCCCTCGACAAGGCGGACGCGGTCTACATCGAGATCCCCGCCGACGCCGACCTGCAGGCGAAAATCCTCGAGAAGAGCTTTCTGCCGGACGGGAAAACCCTCAAGGACCTGCTGCCGGCCGACCTCTACCAGAAAGTGGAGGGGATGTTCAATTCCAAGGGCGTTCCTTTCTCCGCCATGGGCCGCTTCAAGATCTGGGTGATCGCGACCCAGCTGGTGATGCTGGACCACCTCATGGATTTCGTCGCCAAGAAACCGCTGGACATGGTCCTCTTCGACCAGGCGGGCAAGGCCGGCAAGGAACGCGGCGGCATCGAGACCCTCGAGGAGCAGATCGGGATTTTCGAGTCCCTCTCCACGGAAGAGCAGATCGCCATGCTGCGAAGTTCGGCCGAGGTGACGGAAAAGTACTGGAAGGAGGGGAAATCCCCCCTGGACATCATCCTGGAAGCCTACCTCACCGGGGAGGAGGCCAAGCTCTTCGCGGTGCTCAACGAGTCCTACGACCTGAAGGACCCCCTCAACCGGAAGCTCTGGAAGCTGCTCATCGACGACCGCAACGAGCGGATGGCCGACCGGATCGCGAAGATGCTGAAGGACAAGCCGGGACAGTCGTTCTTCGTCGGGGTCGGGGGCGCGCACCTGCTCGGGGAGAAGGGCGTGGCCGAGCTGTTGCGCCGGAAAGGGTTCAAGGTGACGCGGGCGGCCGCGCCCGTTCAGCAGGAAACCGCGGCCAAACCCTGA
- a CDS encoding PD40 domain-containing protein: MRNTLGTFLLTLAGILAAAAPCPAADVRDTVLLSQPAVSVRHLAFVYAGDLWVADRDGGNVRRLTSGLGDESHPRFSPDGALLAFSGRYEGNTDVYTVPVEGGEPRRLTWHPAEDIVQGFSPDGKAVLFTSSRDVFTRRHMHLLTVSLDGGMPQRVPVPHAFKATFSPDGGRIAYLPLYEAFRQWKNYRGGTTSRIWLYDLKTRGVVQVPQPEGRCNDTDPMWAGDRVYFLSDRNGEFNLFVYDTRSKNVEQLTAHADFPVVSASAGGGVILYEQAGYLHLYDPAARTARRLKVGVPADLPETRPRWAKGAKWVRDWDVSPSGARAVFEFRGEIVTVPAEKGDPRNLTQTPGVNERGPAWSPDGNRIAWFSDAGGEYALHVAPQDGKGGTVVYKPGGAGFYDNLKWAPDGRKLAWTDNALSLYWLDLDKGAVRKISSEVLYGPAPTLSFNWSPDSAWIAYTRNAVSNFQQVYLYSLSGDTSTPLTDSLADVGEPVFDASGKYLYMLASTDAGPIRDWFALSNTDTRMTNAVYLAVLPRDVPSPLARQSDEEKGKPGPVKKDEEARKADAPPADGAPGGPDRPAAPADAAAAGKPKGAEKTAESPAAVTVDFEGLDQRILPLPVRGALFARPTAGEPGKLFYLKQAEGTGRGAGPREMTLCRYDLDKREEETLLERVIDFRATPDGKKLLIRQPQGWIVADARGRIDPGKGGMSLDGVQVKVEPRAEWRQIFDEAWRINRDYFYAPNFHGADWPAIREKYAPFLPHLSTREDLNRVLQWMCSELAVGHHRVGGGDIPGSVETVPGGLLGADYEVSDGRYRFRKVYGGLNWNPDLRSPLTEPGVDVKAGEYLLAVNGKDLVPPDNLFARFENTAGKTVEITVGPDPSGQGSRTVKVAPVSTDAALRNRDWVEGNVRKVHQATDGRVAYVYVPDTSTLGHTFFKRYFFPQAQKEAIILDDRFNGGGSFADYYIDHLRRPPLAWWAMRYGADLPTPQAAIQGPKAMIIDETAGSGGDFLPWMFHKLKMGPLFGRRTWGGLVGILGFPVLMDGGYVTAPNLAIWTPEQGWVVENEGVPPDIEVEQLPAAVEQGRDPQLEAAIEWVKKQLPPAPPAPPKRPAYPVRVRR, from the coding sequence ATGCGAAACACCCTCGGGACCTTTCTGTTGACCCTGGCCGGCATCCTCGCGGCGGCCGCGCCCTGCCCCGCCGCGGACGTGCGGGACACCGTCCTGCTGTCTCAGCCGGCGGTGAGCGTCCGGCACCTCGCCTTCGTCTACGCGGGCGACCTGTGGGTCGCCGACCGCGACGGCGGCAACGTCCGGCGCCTGACTTCGGGCCTCGGCGACGAGTCCCACCCCCGGTTCTCCCCCGACGGCGCCCTCCTCGCTTTCTCCGGGCGATACGAGGGGAACACCGACGTCTACACGGTCCCGGTGGAGGGCGGCGAACCCCGCCGGCTGACCTGGCACCCCGCCGAGGACATCGTCCAGGGCTTCTCGCCCGACGGGAAGGCCGTGCTCTTCACCTCGTCGCGGGACGTGTTCACCCGCCGGCACATGCACCTGCTGACGGTTTCCCTGGACGGCGGCATGCCGCAGCGTGTGCCCGTCCCCCACGCCTTCAAGGCCACCTTTTCCCCCGACGGGGGCCGCATCGCCTACCTCCCGCTCTACGAGGCCTTCCGCCAGTGGAAGAACTACCGGGGCGGGACTACCTCCCGCATCTGGCTCTACGACCTGAAGACCCGCGGCGTCGTCCAGGTGCCCCAACCCGAGGGGCGCTGCAACGACACGGACCCCATGTGGGCGGGCGACCGGGTCTACTTCCTCTCCGACCGGAACGGCGAGTTCAACCTCTTCGTCTACGACACCCGCTCGAAGAACGTCGAGCAGCTCACCGCCCACGCGGACTTCCCGGTCGTCTCGGCGTCGGCCGGGGGCGGCGTCATCCTCTACGAGCAGGCCGGTTACCTGCACCTTTATGACCCCGCCGCCCGCACGGCGCGGCGGCTGAAGGTCGGGGTGCCGGCGGACCTCCCCGAAACGCGGCCGCGCTGGGCGAAGGGGGCCAAGTGGGTCCGGGACTGGGACGTCTCCCCCTCGGGCGCACGGGCCGTCTTCGAGTTCCGGGGGGAGATCGTCACGGTCCCCGCCGAGAAGGGGGACCCGCGGAACCTGACCCAGACCCCCGGCGTGAACGAGCGCGGACCCGCCTGGTCGCCGGACGGGAACCGGATCGCCTGGTTTTCGGACGCCGGCGGGGAGTATGCCCTCCATGTCGCCCCCCAGGACGGGAAGGGCGGGACCGTGGTCTACAAACCCGGCGGCGCCGGGTTCTACGACAACCTGAAGTGGGCGCCGGACGGGCGAAAACTCGCCTGGACCGACAACGCGCTGTCCCTGTACTGGCTGGACCTGGACAAGGGCGCCGTCCGAAAGATCTCCTCCGAGGTCCTCTACGGGCCGGCCCCCACCCTCAGCTTCAACTGGTCGCCCGACTCCGCGTGGATCGCCTACACCCGCAACGCCGTCTCGAACTTCCAGCAGGTTTACCTCTACTCCCTGTCCGGGGACACGTCCACCCCGCTCACCGACAGCCTGGCGGACGTGGGCGAGCCGGTGTTCGACGCCTCGGGCAAGTACCTCTACATGCTGGCGTCCACCGACGCCGGGCCCATCCGCGACTGGTTCGCCCTGTCCAACACCGACACGCGGATGACCAACGCCGTCTACCTCGCGGTGCTGCCCCGGGATGTCCCCTCGCCCCTGGCCCGTCAGAGCGACGAGGAAAAAGGCAAGCCCGGGCCGGTCAAAAAAGACGAGGAGGCCCGAAAGGCGGATGCCCCCCCGGCGGACGGGGCCCCGGGCGGTCCCGACCGGCCCGCCGCCCCCGCCGACGCCGCGGCGGCCGGGAAGCCGAAGGGCGCGGAGAAGACCGCCGAGTCGCCGGCGGCCGTCACGGTGGATTTCGAGGGCCTCGACCAGCGCATCCTCCCGCTCCCCGTCCGGGGTGCGCTCTTCGCCCGCCCCACCGCCGGCGAACCCGGGAAGCTGTTTTACCTGAAGCAGGCGGAAGGGACCGGGCGGGGCGCCGGCCCGCGGGAGATGACCCTGTGCCGCTACGACCTGGACAAGCGGGAGGAGGAGACCCTCCTGGAACGGGTCATCGACTTCCGGGCCACGCCGGACGGCAAGAAGCTCCTGATCCGCCAGCCACAGGGCTGGATCGTCGCCGACGCCCGGGGCCGGATCGACCCCGGCAAGGGCGGGATGAGCCTCGACGGCGTGCAGGTCAAGGTGGAGCCCCGGGCCGAGTGGCGGCAGATTTTCGACGAGGCCTGGCGCATCAACCGGGACTACTTCTACGCTCCCAACTTCCACGGCGCCGACTGGCCGGCCATCCGGGAGAAGTACGCCCCCTTCCTCCCGCACCTGTCCACCCGGGAGGACCTCAACCGCGTCCTCCAGTGGATGTGCTCCGAGCTGGCCGTCGGCCACCACCGCGTCGGCGGCGGCGACATCCCCGGCAGTGTCGAGACCGTCCCCGGCGGGCTGCTCGGGGCGGATTACGAGGTCTCCGACGGGCGCTACCGTTTCCGGAAGGTCTACGGCGGCCTCAACTGGAACCCGGACCTTCGCTCCCCCCTCACCGAGCCGGGCGTGGACGTGAAGGCGGGCGAGTACCTCCTGGCCGTCAACGGGAAGGACCTCGTCCCCCCCGACAACCTCTTCGCCCGCTTCGAAAACACCGCCGGCAAGACCGTGGAGATCACCGTCGGCCCGGACCCCTCGGGCCAGGGCTCGCGAACGGTGAAGGTGGCGCCCGTCTCCACCGACGCCGCCCTCCGCAACCGTGACTGGGTGGAGGGGAACGTCCGCAAGGTGCACCAGGCCACCGACGGCCGGGTCGCCTACGTCTACGTCCCGGACACCTCCACCCTGGGACACACCTTCTTCAAGCGCTACTTCTTCCCCCAGGCCCAGAAGGAGGCCATCATCCTGGACGACCGGTTCAACGGGGGGGGGAGCTTCGCCGACTACTACATCGACCACCTCCGGCGCCCGCCCCTGGCCTGGTGGGCCATGCGGTACGGCGCCGACCTGCCGACCCCCCAGGCGGCCATCCAGGGGCCCAAGGCCATGATCATCGACGAGACGGCCGGCTCGGGGGGGGACTTCCTCCCCTGGATGTTCCACAAGCTCAAGATGGGCCCCCTGTTCGGCCGCCGCACCTGGGGCGGGTTGGTGGGCATCCTGGGCTTTCCCGTCCTCATGGACGGCGGCTACGTCACCGCCCCCAACCTGGCCATCTGGACACCCGAACAGGGCTGGGTGGTGGAGAACGAGGGCGTCCCGCCCGACATCGAGGTGGAGCAGCTTCCCGCGGCCGTCGAGCAGGGGCGCGATCCCCAGCTGGAGGCGGCCATCGAGTGGGTGAAGAAGCAGCTCCCGCCCGCCCCGCCCGCCCCGCCCAAGCGCCCGGCCTACCCGGTGAGGGTGAGGCGCTAG
- a CDS encoding Lrp/AsnC ligand binding domain-containing protein has protein sequence MHCEIDNLDREILRRLQADARRPFLEIARELDVAGGTIHARVNRLKAEGVIRGTRIDLDHARLGYAVSAFIGVKLVKARDCREVQSRLQAIPEVVEVHYTTGAYSLFVKVGVRSMAELHALLFDHLQAIEEIQSTETFVILDSTVDRELPV, from the coding sequence ATGCACTGCGAAATCGACAATCTGGACCGGGAGATCCTTCGCCGGCTCCAGGCGGACGCCCGGAGGCCGTTTTTGGAAATCGCCCGGGAGCTGGACGTGGCGGGGGGCACCATCCACGCCCGGGTGAACCGGCTGAAGGCGGAGGGGGTGATCCGCGGGACGCGAATCGACCTCGACCACGCGAGGCTGGGTTATGCCGTTTCGGCGTTCATCGGGGTGAAGCTGGTGAAGGCGCGGGACTGCCGGGAAGTTCAGTCGCGGCTCCAGGCGATCCCGGAGGTGGTGGAGGTGCACTACACCACCGGCGCCTACAGCCTCTTCGTCAAGGTGGGGGTGCGGTCCATGGCCGAGCTGCACGCCCTCCTCTTCGACCACCTCCAGGCCATCGAGGAGATCCAGTCCACCGAGACTTTCGTCATCCTGGACTCCACGGTGGACCGGGAGCTGCCCGTCTGA
- a CDS encoding aspartate--ammonia ligase — protein sequence MARLILPEGYRPALGLWQTEKAIKAIKDFFQVNLATELNLTRVTAPLFVPRGTGINDDLNGVERPVCFRVKDLGEMEAEIVHSLAKWKRLALADYGFEPGFGIYTDMNAIRADEELDNLHSLYVDQWDWERVITAGDRNLDFLRQIVRKIYAVIKRLEFYVHDHYPEIPLQLPEDIAFVHAEDLRALYPGLAPKAREDRAARECGALFIIGIGAPLADGRPHDGRAPDYDDWSTETEGGRRGLNGDILLWNPVLGCAFEISSMGIRVDTAALVRQLALAGAESRRELLFHRRLLGGELPLSIGGGIGQSRLCMYFLRKAHIGEIQVGLWPPDMAGRCRAHNIPLL from the coding sequence ATGGCACGACTGATCCTGCCGGAGGGTTACCGCCCGGCGCTGGGCCTGTGGCAGACGGAAAAGGCCATCAAGGCCATCAAGGATTTCTTCCAGGTCAACCTGGCCACGGAGCTGAACCTGACCCGGGTCACGGCCCCGCTCTTCGTCCCCCGGGGGACGGGGATCAACGACGATCTCAACGGCGTGGAGCGGCCGGTCTGCTTCCGGGTGAAGGACCTGGGGGAGATGGAGGCGGAGATCGTGCACTCCCTGGCGAAGTGGAAGCGCCTGGCGCTCGCCGATTACGGCTTCGAACCGGGCTTCGGGATCTACACCGACATGAACGCCATCCGTGCCGACGAGGAACTGGACAACCTCCACTCCCTCTACGTGGACCAGTGGGACTGGGAACGGGTGATCACCGCGGGGGACCGGAACCTGGATTTCCTCCGGCAGATCGTCCGGAAGATCTACGCGGTGATCAAGCGCCTGGAGTTCTACGTGCACGACCACTACCCCGAGATCCCCCTCCAGCTGCCGGAAGACATCGCCTTCGTCCACGCGGAGGACCTGCGGGCCCTCTACCCGGGCCTGGCGCCGAAGGCACGGGAGGACCGCGCCGCCCGGGAGTGCGGGGCCCTCTTCATCATCGGGATCGGGGCCCCGCTCGCGGACGGGCGGCCCCACGACGGGCGGGCGCCGGACTACGACGACTGGTCCACGGAGACCGAGGGCGGCCGGCGGGGCCTCAACGGCGACATCCTCCTCTGGAATCCCGTGCTGGGGTGCGCCTTCGAGATCTCGTCCATGGGGATCCGGGTCGATACCGCGGCGCTGGTCCGGCAGCTGGCCCTGGCGGGGGCGGAGTCCCGCCGGGAACTCCTCTTTCACCGGCGGCTGCTGGGCGGGGAGCTGCCCCTGTCCATCGGCGGCGGGATCGGCCAGTCGCGGCTGTGCATGTACTTCCTGCGGAAGGCCCACATCGGGGAGATCCAGGTGGGGCTCTGGCCGCCCGACATGGCGGGGCGCTGCCGCGCCCACAACATCCCGCTGCTGTGA
- a CDS encoding glycosyltransferase family 4 protein: MTPRIVVNTRALLRPFLGVQRYLTELLARMGDRVDTVCPPGRPGMVGGFLWEQVRLPALLRGRLLWSPSQGGPLAVRHQVLTVHDLLHFDCPEGFTARTLLLTRLTLPRLARRARRVICDSGFTRGRLIAIARVPPEKVEVVYLGADPRFRPCPPDAVERARAALAIPTPSYVLSLSALEPRKNLPRLLAAWGSAQASLPEDVWLVLAGEKGERQIFRSVAYGGVPPRVHWTGRVDDALLPALYSGARALVYPSLYEGFGLPPLEAMACGTPCVVSGAASLPEVTGDAGIRVDPLQTGEIAAAIQSVVLDAGLRERLSEAGRAQASRFSWDRAAEETLGILARELPGGQSSS, encoded by the coding sequence ATGACCCCCCGCATCGTGGTGAACACGCGGGCGCTGTTGCGGCCCTTCCTGGGGGTCCAGCGGTACCTGACGGAACTGCTGGCCCGGATGGGCGACCGGGTGGACACGGTCTGCCCCCCGGGCCGGCCGGGGATGGTGGGGGGCTTCCTCTGGGAGCAGGTGCGCCTGCCCGCCCTCCTCCGGGGCCGGCTGCTGTGGAGCCCCAGCCAGGGCGGGCCGCTGGCCGTCCGTCACCAGGTGCTCACAGTCCACGACCTGCTGCACTTCGACTGCCCGGAAGGCTTCACCGCCCGGACCCTCCTCCTCACCCGCCTGACCCTCCCGCGGCTGGCACGCCGGGCCCGCCGGGTGATCTGCGACTCCGGGTTCACCCGGGGCCGCCTGATCGCCATCGCCCGGGTGCCGCCGGAGAAAGTGGAGGTGGTGTACCTGGGGGCGGACCCCCGCTTCCGGCCCTGCCCCCCGGACGCGGTGGAGCGGGCGCGGGCCGCCCTGGCCATCCCCACCCCGTCCTACGTGCTGAGCCTTTCCGCCCTGGAGCCCCGGAAGAACCTGCCCCGGCTGCTCGCGGCGTGGGGCTCGGCCCAGGCCTCCCTGCCGGAGGACGTCTGGCTGGTCCTCGCCGGGGAGAAGGGGGAGCGCCAGATCTTCCGCTCCGTGGCGTACGGCGGCGTCCCGCCCCGTGTCCACTGGACGGGCCGGGTGGACGACGCCCTCCTGCCGGCCCTCTACAGCGGGGCCCGGGCACTGGTCTACCCCTCCCTCTACGAGGGCTTCGGGCTCCCGCCGCTCGAGGCCATGGCCTGCGGGACACCCTGCGTCGTCTCCGGGGCGGCCTCGCTGCCGGAAGTGACCGGGGACGCGGGGATCCGGGTGGACCCGCTTCAAACCGGGGAAATCGCCGCGGCGATCCAGTCCGTCGTGCTGGACGCCGGTCTCCGGGAGCGCCTGTCGGAGGCCGGCCGGGCCCAGGCTTCCCGCTTCTCGTGGGACAGGGCGGCGGAGGAGACCCTGGGGATCCTGGCCCGGGAACTCCCGGGGGGTCAATCCTCCTCGTAG
- a CDS encoding glycosyltransferase family 2 protein translates to MPSSPRITCVVPTYRRPRMLARAIRSVLNQSVEDLRVLVSDNASGDGTAEVVRSLCESDFRVSYRCQPANVGMHANFRDAMSRVDTPFYSLLSDDDVLLPDFYRTALDAFETYPGAVLVALEVPCVTQDGRVHDEPLSAWDRSGLFAPPEGAHRVAGISHPTVTGILFRSEFLGTSCALMKPEIHAADYEIILEAALNHPIVTVKRPGALFVWHRGPRALPPDPFHPVDYFLGHIHRAEEDERFPEEVRANVRKRWSRFLSGYLGDLAIRLSLLGNRADAQKALSLLAREIGRPGRARALGAFRRFSRCLPAPPRRLLLAGYDALTRWVYWGSFHAPRVNRGYREALRLD, encoded by the coding sequence ATGCCCTCCTCCCCCCGGATCACCTGTGTCGTACCGACATACCGGCGCCCCCGCATGCTGGCCAGGGCGATCCGCAGCGTGCTCAACCAGTCCGTCGAAGACCTTCGGGTGCTCGTTTCGGACAACGCCTCGGGAGACGGGACGGCCGAGGTCGTCCGTTCCCTTTGCGAGTCGGACTTCCGGGTGAGCTACCGCTGCCAACCGGCAAATGTCGGCATGCACGCCAACTTCCGCGATGCGATGTCCCGGGTCGACACCCCGTTCTACAGCCTTCTGAGCGATGACGATGTTCTCCTGCCCGACTTCTACCGCACCGCCCTCGACGCGTTCGAGACGTACCCCGGGGCCGTTCTGGTGGCCTTGGAGGTCCCCTGCGTAACCCAGGACGGGAGGGTCCACGACGAACCCCTGTCGGCCTGGGACCGCTCCGGCCTGTTCGCCCCCCCCGAGGGCGCCCACCGCGTGGCCGGCATCTCGCACCCCACCGTCACGGGGATTCTCTTCCGCTCGGAGTTCCTGGGCACTTCCTGTGCCCTGATGAAACCCGAGATCCACGCCGCGGATTACGAGATCATTCTGGAGGCCGCGCTGAACCACCCGATCGTGACCGTGAAGCGTCCTGGGGCGCTCTTCGTCTGGCACCGGGGGCCCAGGGCGTTACCCCCCGACCCCTTTCACCCGGTGGACTACTTCCTGGGGCATATCCACCGGGCAGAGGAGGACGAACGTTTTCCGGAGGAGGTCAGGGCGAACGTCCGGAAACGGTGGTCGCGATTCCTTTCCGGGTACCTGGGGGATCTGGCCATCCGCCTGAGCCTGCTCGGCAACCGTGCCGACGCGCAAAAGGCCCTGTCCCTGCTGGCCCGGGAGATCGGACGTCCCGGCAGGGCCCGGGCCCTCGGGGCCTTCCGCCGCTTCTCGCGATGCCTGCCCGCGCCGCCCCGCCGGCTTCTCCTGGCGGGGTACGACGCCCTGACCCGCTGGGTGTACTGGGGCAGTTTTCACGCACCCCGCGTGAACCGGGGCTACCGGGAAGCCCTCCGTTTGGATTGA